The following are encoded in a window of Gossypium raimondii isolate GPD5lz chromosome 13, ASM2569854v1, whole genome shotgun sequence genomic DNA:
- the LOC105783404 gene encoding uncharacterized protein LOC105783404 produces the protein METVKLDPSCNLPEETSPKLLLPPDSPDVIDIFGDPQLSPRVGNKYQVEIPPMITGTEHLWLLMDPVDSEGIPYLAHSFLLGLPLPVMWTHEDIGFEDEDKGGLSKPYRGTKVDEPVKSRKCREGQNSKRKENSEPSAEESSARLDNEKEPNSDNLECGMTSKINKLRLLEGKSSCLVPGAAGDSWSNADMDGFLLGLYIFGKDFAQIKRFIENKGMGDILSFYYGAFYRSDGYRRWSDGQKRSRRKNVYGRKIFTGWRQQELLSRLLTHVPDESQSNLLEVSKSFLEGKTSLENYICHLKTSVGISTLVEAVGIGKGKTDLTGLAMEPPRTTQVSAEIPSGKACSSLTSGDIIRYLTGGFRLSKARCNDIFWEAVWPRLLARGWHSEQPKNQCSVGSKHYLVFLMPGVKKFSRRKLVKGNHYFDSVSDVLSKVASEPTLIELDSEGNCMSRCNEENVCIPGELSDQDDPAYHKPHYLKPRVSIYSSNHMKFTVVDSSLVHGGKASKMRELRYSPIDLMFTSKPIHKDTRDSRQVNANHMLSKGDKCGTNAHHCEGIITSSTAHHIKFTIVDTSLLHGGKSSGVRELRYLPVQFEISSKINNFSGGNEEKSSDGSSDEGERKNADRLSNHGPIAADKNLVVSQLLLLM, from the exons ATGGAAACCGTTAAGTTGGACCCTAGCTGCAACCTCCCTGAAGAAACATCTCCCAAGCTGTTGCTTCCCCCTGATTCTCCTGATGTAATTGATATATTTGGGGATCCACAATTAAGTCCAAGAGTTGGAAACAAATACCAGGTGGAAATTCCTCCCATGATAACAGGAACTGAGCATCTTTGGCTTTTGATGGACCCTGTTGACTCAGAAGGCATTCCCTATCTTGCCCATTCCTTTTTATTAGGCTTACCTCTCCCTGTCATGTGGACACATGAAGATATCGGTTTTGAGGATGAAGACAAAGGTGGTTTAAGTAAGCCTTATCGTGGAACTAAGGTGGACGAGCCTGTTAAATCTCGGAAGTGCAGAGAGGGCCAGAATTCCAAGAGGAAGGAAAATTCCGAACCAAGTGCTGAAGAGTCCAGTGCTAGGTTGGACAATGAAAAAGAACCAAATTCGGACAACCTTGAATGTGGAATGACAAGTAAAATTAACAAGCTTCGACTGTTAGAAGGTAAAAGCTCTTGTCTAGTTCCTGGTGCAGCAGGTGATTCCTGGAGCAATGCAGACATGGATGGTTTTCTTCttggtttatatatatttgggaAGGATTTTGCGCAAATAAAACGGTTCATCGAGAACAAGGGCATGGGGGATATATTGTCATTTTACTATGGGGCATTTTATAGGTCTGACGGATATCGCAGATGGTCAGATGGCCAAAAGAGAAGTCGTCGAAAAAATGTATATGGACGGAAAATCTTTACTGGTTGGAGACAACAGGAATTACTGTCTCGTTTGCTTACCCATGTCCCAGATGAATCACAAAGTAATTTGCTTGAG GTATCTAAGTCATTTTTGGAAGGTAAAACTTCGCTTGAAAATTATATCTGCCACTTGAAGACTAGTGTTGGCATATCTACACTTGTAGAAGCTGTAGGTATCGGTAAAGGGAAGACAGACCTTACAGGCCTGGCCATGGAACctccaaggacaactcaagttTCTGCTGAAATACCATCTGGGAAGGCTTGCTCATCTCTTACATCTGGAGACATCATCAGATATTTAACTGGAGGCTTTCGACTGAGCAAAGCTCGATGCAATGATATCTTTTGGGAAGCTGTTTGGCCACGTTTGCTTGCACGAGGGTGGCACTCTGAGCAACCTAAGAATCAATGCTCTGTTGGTTCCAAACATTATCTAGTTTTCCTTATGCCTGGAGTGAAGAAGTTCTCGAGAAGAAAACTTGTTAAAGGGAATCACTACTTTGATTCTGTTAGTGATGTTTTGAGCAAAGTTGCATCTGAACCAACACTTATCGAGCTTGATTCTGAAGGAAATTGTATGAGCAGATGCAATGAAGAAAATGTGTGCATTCCAGGGGAGTTATCGGATCAAGATGATCCTGCCtatcataagcctcattatctCAAGCCCCGAGTCTCTATTTACAGTTCAAATCATATGAAGTTCACAGTTGTTGATTCCAGTTTGGTCCATGGAGGAAAAGCATCCAAGATGAGAGAATTGAGATATTCACCAATTGATTTGATGTTTACTTCAAAACCAATTCACAAGGATACTCGAGACTCACGGCAGGTAAATGCTAATCATATGCTCTCAAAAGGTGACAAGTGTGGTACTAATGCTCACCATTGTGAGGGCATAATCACTAGCTCTACTGCACACCACATTAAATTTACCATTGTGGATACCAGTTTGCTCCATGGAGGGAAATCATCTGGGGTGAGAGAACTCAGATATTTACCAGTTCAGTTTGaaatttcttctaaaattaataatttttcgggaggaaatgaagaaaaatcaaGTGATGGTTCTTCGGATGAGGGTGAGCGAAAAAATGCTGACAGACTATCAAATCATGGTCCAATTGCTGCTGATAAAAACCTAGTAGTAAGCCAATTGCTGCTGCTAATGTAA